The Burkholderia lata genome contains a region encoding:
- a CDS encoding multidrug/biocide efflux PACE transporter: MKQVNKTVTERLLHALTFELVAIALCAPIGAWLLDMPVSHVGVLTVMVSLIAMAWNMAFNTLFDRLERRAGLKRTLGMRIAHAVMFELGLVAMVVPVAAWWLNVSLVEALLLDLGIVLFFLPYTFCFNLAYDALRARWIARRIAVQAG; encoded by the coding sequence ATGAAACAGGTCAATAAAACGGTGACGGAACGGCTGCTGCATGCACTGACGTTCGAACTGGTCGCGATCGCGCTGTGCGCGCCGATCGGTGCGTGGCTGCTCGACATGCCGGTGTCGCACGTCGGCGTGCTGACGGTGATGGTGTCGCTGATCGCGATGGCGTGGAATATGGCGTTCAACACGCTGTTCGACCGCCTCGAGCGGCGGGCCGGGTTGAAGCGCACGCTCGGCATGCGGATCGCGCATGCGGTCATGTTCGAACTCGGCCTCGTCGCGATGGTGGTGCCGGTAGCCGCGTGGTGGCTGAACGTGAGCCTCGTCGAGGCGCTGCTGCTCGACCTCGGCATCGTGCTGTTCTTCCTGCCTTACACGTTCTGCTTCAACCTCGCCTACGACGCGCTGCGCGCCCG